One window from the genome of Cryptomeria japonica chromosome 6, Sugi_1.0, whole genome shotgun sequence encodes:
- the LOC131051076 gene encoding caffeoyl-CoA O-methyltransferase — MADSNQGASPIANLETQKHLLQSDVLYQYILETSVYPREPECLKEIRELTANHPRARIAIPSHEGQFLMLILKLTNAKKTIEIGVFTGYSLLCTALALPPDGKVIGIDINRESYDLGRPIIEKAGIAHKIDFREGPALPILDELIQNEEMLESFDFAFVDADKVNGLNYYERLLRLVKIGGLICIDNTLWSGTVAEPPNATMDEHTRNNREYIIELNEALAADKRIEINQLPIGDGLTLCRRIS, encoded by the exons ATGGCGGACAGCAATCAAGGAGCATCTCCAATTGCCAATCTGGAAACCCAAAAGCATCTTTTGCAAAGTGATGTCCTCTACCAG TATATTCTTGAAACAAGCGTTTATCCCCGTGAACCAGAATGTTTGAAGGAAATCAGGGAACTCACTGCAAACCATCCACG CGCCCGTATAGCCATTCCATCTCATGAGGGTCAATTTTTAATGCTTATATTGAAACTAACAAATGCCAAGAAGACTATAGAGATTGGGGTATTCACAGGATATTCTCTGCTCTGCACAGCCCTTGCTTTGCCCCCTGACGGAAAG GTCATAGGCATCGATATAAACAGAGAATCATATGATTTGGGGAGGCCTATCATTGAGAAAGCAGGAATTGCCCACAAAATTGATTTCAGAGAGGGCCCTGCCTTGCCGATTTTGGATGAATTGATACAAAAT GAGGAGATGCTCGAgtcttttgattttgcatttgtagATGCTGACAAAGTTAATGGTCTGAACTACTATGAACGTCTGCTGAGATTGGTGAAGATTGGAGGGCTTATTTGTATCGATAATACTCTGTGGTCTGGTACTGTTGCTGAACCTCCCAATGCAACGATGGATGAACATACAAGAAACAACAGAGAGTATATAATTGAGCTGAACGAGGCACTTGCTGCTGACAAACGTATAGAGATTAACCAGCTACCTATTGGTGATGGGCTCACTTTGTGTAGGCGCATTTCCTAG